The following are encoded in a window of Phragmites australis chromosome 22, lpPhrAust1.1, whole genome shotgun sequence genomic DNA:
- the LOC133905515 gene encoding protein yippee-like At4g27745, with protein MAELVGPRVYSCCNCRNQVCLHDDIISKAFQGRNGRAFLFSHAMNIVVGAKEDRHLMTGLHTVADIYCNDCREVLGWKYERAYEETQKYKEGKFIFEKSKIVKENW; from the exons ATGGCGGAGCTGGTGGGGCCGCGCGTGTACAGCTGCTGCAACTGCCGGAACCAAGTCTGCCTCCACGACGACATCATCTCCAAGGCCTTTCAG GGGAGGAACGGTCGTGCCTTTCTGTTCTCTCATGCCATGAACATAGTTGTGGGGGCGAAGGAGGATAGGCATCTCATGACAGGGCTACACACGGTTGCTGATATCTACTGCAATGACTGCCGTGAAGTGTTGGGCTGGAAATACGAGAGAGCATATGAGGAGACGCAGAAGTACAAGGAAGGGAAGTTCATATTTGAGAAGTCAAAGATTGTCAAGGAGAACTGGTAG
- the LOC133904534 gene encoding uncharacterized protein LOC133904534, translating to MKCNLFLKIVGAVEEKDPWFQQRRNVAGELGLFALQKVTAVFLMLAYESTIIESMRQFVCAVVDVFGDEYLRSPNDEDTARLLATNERRGFPGMLGSIDCSLNDINVLHRSHLLDDLAASEAPKVQYCINGHHYTMGYYLADGIYPEWATFMKPIPSPVGRKRQHFVLQQAAARKDVERTFRVLQSWFPLVQGATRLWDEETLSTIMTTCIIMHNMIIKDERQDDEVKYVYEGAGEDMQPSHDLTPPLVALSQRYDAIRSRQWHQHLRDDLVEHLWQIHGGE from the exons ATGAAATGTAACCTTTTCCTCAAGATTGTGGGGGCAGTTGAGGAGAAGGACCCATGGTTTCAACAGAGGAGGAACGTTGCAGGCGAGCTAGGTCTATTCGCGTTGCAAAAAGTGACTGCGGTGTTTCTTATGCTAGCATATGAGAGCACCATCATTGAGAGCATGAGACAGTTTGTCTGTGCTGTCGTTGATGTGTTCGGCGATGAGTACCTCCGTTCTCCGAATGATGAGGACACTGCTCGTTTGCTTGCTACCAATGAGCGCAGAGGGTTTCCAGGGATGCTAGGAAGCATTGATT GTTCGCTAAACGATATTAACGTTCTGCACCGGTCACATCTCCTCGACGACCTTGCCGCTAGCGAGGCCCCAAAGGTACAATACTGCATTAATGGGCACCATTACACCATGGGCTACTACCTTGCGGACGGCATATATCCGGAATGGGCCACGTTCATGAAGCCCATACCATCTCCAGTTGGCAGGAAGCGGCAACACTTCGTGCTTCAGCAGGCGGCTGCACGCAAGGATGTGGAGCGCACCTTCAGAGTCTTGCAATCCTGGTTTCCCCTAGTCCAGGGGGCAACGAGGTTATGGGATGAGGAAACCCTTAGCACCATCATGACCACCTGCATTATCATGCACAATATGATAATCAAAGACGAGAGACAAGATGACGAAGTAAAATACGTGTACGAGGGTGCTGGTGAGGACATGCAGCCGTCGCACGACCTAACCCCTCCCTTGGTGGCATTGAGCCAAAGGTACGATGCTATACGAAGCAGGCAGTGGCATCAGCACCTCCGGGATGACCTAGTTGAACACCTTTGGCAGATACACGGGGGTGAGTAG
- the LOC133905196 gene encoding uncharacterized protein LOC133905196 yields the protein MAAHHSPSPSGSSRRLSELLGEKQEPFSLDLYLLEKGCSPALLDAAGCCSCATPTCWPRSSSIGRTLWQPAASKRARAGGVLRLLLSKILRGTAAAKKKKQLHRAAIDWGCVDGENQKRSSRVKNAAFLSSPCPRAVEADMEEADEEEKQLSPVSVLEHRLFDQSPPAHAQKALVIFRELLQAAYTPTLLDPLADAKRSNSNAKDSLCNNNASTPAPVPAPTRNKRAQWDDLFEEEQARVADLIASEMAGAWLHPGDVRPEGRNVGADIAAAVLEALTVEAAEELMGMDHG from the exons ATGGCGGCCCACCATTCACCGTCGCCGTccggcagcagccgccgcctgTCGGAGCTCCTGGGCGAGAAGCAGGAGCCCTTCTCGCTCGACCTCTACCTCCTCGAGAAGGGCTGCTCCCCTGCTCTCCTCGACGCGGCTGGCTGCTGTAGTTGCGCCACCCCAACGTGCTGGCCGAGGAGCAGCAGCATAGGCAGGACGCTGTGGCAACCGGCGGCGAGCAAGAGGGCGCGTGCGGGCGGCGTTCTCAGGCTTCTCCTCTCCAAGATCCTCCGCGGTACGGCCGcggccaagaagaagaagcagctgcACCGGGCCGCCATTGACTGGGGCTGCGTCGACGGCGAGAACCAGAAGCGGTCGAGCCGTGTCAAGAACGCCGCTTTCCTGTCATCTCCTTGCCCCCGCGCCGTGGAGGCCGACATGGAGGAagccgacgaggaggagaagcagCTAAGCCCTGTATCAGTGCTGGAGCATCGCCTGTTCGACCAGTCGCCACCGGCGCACGCGCAGA AAGCCTTGGTCATATTCAGGGAGCTCCTGCAGGCAGCCTACACTCCGACACTGCTCGACCCCCTCGCTGACGCCAAACGCAGCAACAGCAACGCCAAAGACAGCCTCTGCAACAACAACGCCTCAACGCCAGCGCCGGTGCCTGCGCCAACGAGGAACAAGCGTGCACAATGGGACGACCTGTTCGAAGAAGAGCAAGCTAGGGTGGCCGACCTCATAGCCTCCGAGATGGCCGGAGCATGGCTGCATCCAGGGGACGTGCGGCCGGAGGGGCGAAACGTCGGTGCCGACATCGCGGCCGCCGTGCTGGAGGCGCTgacggtggaggcggcggaggagctgaTGGGGATGGACCATGGTTGA